The DNA sequence ATTTCCTCAAACAAGACCTCACAGAAGAGCGTACAAATCTCTCTTCTTTGATAATCGCAATCCTTGTAAAGGTTTGATTCATAACGCAAAAAATTAGCAAGGAAATCAAGGTAATCACTAAAGAAGAGTACTGAAAGTGCTTTTGGCGTTCAGTTGTTTCTCTCTAGTCTTACGTTTCTGGTGATTTAAGACTGGATTTTACTTTAATATTTTCTGTAGCCTTGATAAATTTTGGTTCATTCTTTGTAACAACCTAAAAATGCGCAAATTTTCCACCAACCTCACAAGAATTCTGTAACAGGAAACATTTTCATGCTGAAAATATTCAACACCAAATATTGAAATTTTTTGGGCTTTGTCATTGTTAGATCCGTGTGTTCACAATGGTGAGATCGAATTCGGGatatttcgtttgtttttagtGGCTGCGAGCTATACGATGAGTTAATTTTAATGTGGAAAGGGTATATCTCATGAAGTACGCAAGTCTCAACCTGGCTCGCGCGATAAGTCTGAAGTAGCAACTAcaaattttgttgtgttttcgaaaccgcaaCCCGAGGCTTGATGTTCCTATTTGAACTGAAAATAAGCCATCTTAAAACCAAATATGAAAGAAATGCTTACACTTTTCTTATTGATAGTCACTTCCTTTTCGGCTGACGAAATgacttaataattattttagtcaACCGATCTGGTAACACTGAACGATTTACATTATATAAAAGCTCCCCGTTTTAACATTAGTATTTTATCTTTGactatttactttttaatttaCTTCATTTTGGGGCTTCTTCATTTAAATATTTACTTTCGGGgcttttagtttttcaaaaactacGTGACCAAGAAAACAagacttgtttttcttttccttggaCCTAATTCATTTAATTGCTCATGTCTCTCATAGCCGGAATATTTTGTTTCCAAAACAAATTGTTAATGTAACCCTCTCGCTcccgaagaaaaagaaaacacaagaaaaatctTACTCTTTTAAATGAAGTCTGCAACAGTTTCACTGTAATGGTTTAAACACCCCAAGATTTCATCCACTGATTCAAAACTCAATGTAAGAAGGGTTACGTCGCGAAAGTTTTATAACCCGAGTTTTCAGGTCTCTATATCTTTTCTTGTAACtgagaaaaatattgtttaGTTTTCTCGTGATCGTGCACCGCCATTATCAGTTATAGATAAGCTGCAATGATCTGCTACGTTTGGCTTTGAGGAAATAGTTAATTCATGATTAATCGTTTTAAGCTTCTCCACCCAAAGTTCAACTATTTACTTCTGCATAATTGCACGAATTACACTTTTGTAAGTCACGTTCACAAATAGTTTCTTTCGATTTGTTGTCATCCCACGATTTTTGTTAATGATTAGCTTTCCAGTGAAATTCGACAAGTTGTTTTCAGTCCGGAATTTATAGAATTTAGCATTCACGCCATGCAGCAGACAGCTTTGAAAAATGGTAAACGTTAAGACTTTGTGTGGATAAAACTGTGTCATTGTTGATAGGAGTTATAGGGGGATGATGTAGGTAAGAGATGTTTCTGTTCTTTCagagaaatttaaaattgaGCCAGCTGGATTTATACATGGGaccttttctttaattttcacatCGTTTTGGAGACTGACAAAATACTAGCTACACATACAGCCCACCCATTCTATAAAGGAGGGTTAGCAAAGCATACTTTGTGGGGTTTACTGTGAacacaaacaaattaaagttcttttgttacctctgttttaaaatattataaacTCACACCTAACTTTCTTGCCATAATTAAACTCTTTAAATAATGCTGGGCAATGTTGAGTGAATTGACGAGTAGGAGTAAAACTCCaatttgaataaaaaaggaTCTCAATAATGCAACCAAGTATGGTCcttaagtaattttttgttgttcttaaaTTGGAGTCTTGTAATAAAAGAGTACCTATTATTCTAGAATGATTTTaccaaaatttttatttattttgaggGTTTAGACATGCCTTGTTGTGGTTAGTTTTGTTGCTCTCAGCTTCTTTACTATGGTAGTTTCAATCCAACATATACAATCTTGTTTGTTACCATTTTATCCACTTCAGGGCCATGATTTTCTGTTTAAGGGTAGGTTCACGTTAAgtgcatgctcattaattaaattacttttttccaatttattattaattctatcggttaataatcccactcacatgtatctcagtgatctcagagtgtatttcaaagtagaagtgtatttcagagtaacctgaagtaggatggaggagtactaaaatcacagaaaaaattagtggattGTGCCAACACAACCaacattgaatttattgttgacctgTAGgtttttattccatggttgattaatttacagctatttgcacaTAAGTTTTGATCAAGggactgccaggggagtgtgcagattggttctttaaCAACatcattatgacatgatcatattgcaattgcttgcatagacgatacagcatgtcccaGCAGAAAAAGAGCATTTTAATAAATGAGCATGCACTAAACCATGAACCTGTCCCTATAAAGGGTCTAAAAATTTATGTTCATTTTCTGTCTGGATATTTTGCTAATCTGGGCCgatttgttcaaaaggtggagaACACTATCCACCAGATTAATCTCTATCCAAAGGAAAACACACCAGGTGGCCCATGGTGtctaacttttgctcttgggcaactagaaaatcttagttttttcatacaaatcatatgctggccACACTGGATTTTACAGTTTCATAGCACTGAGCCTCCTCCAATTTTCCTGGGAGCACAGCCTTGTATTTGCTGGGAAATgatctatccagtggatagcactatctaatgtttgaacaaccggggccagaaatttttagtaaaattaatgttttttctttggtgtttaAGGGGCAGGCTTAAGTGTCTCGCCACCGTCTCTGCGTCCCAGTCTTGGAGAAACAACGTCATCTACATGTATGGTCAGTGGAAGGGAGACATTTCGAGGCTGGTTCAAAGACAACAAGCGCATCTCTAAATTGACGTCTGCTTCAGTACATGTTACATCAAATGGAAATGACCATACTCTGAATTTAGTTGATGTGAAGGTGAATTTTGGGGGCAAGTATGAATGTCGTGGTAACTTGAATCAGCCAGCTACGCTGACAGTAGAAATTGGTGGTAAGTACTGCTGAGTATGTTTgcatacatagaggatattacttCGCCatgcggagatacgaaattgcTTGATAAGTCTATGAATGATGGGTGTACCATAGTCAGGGCAGATGTCACCAAGATTTCTCATGGCTGAGTTATATGCAGTTAGTAGGTGGAGATAATTCTTTTACAGTGGGGAATATATATTCATCCCCAGGCAAGGAATAAGCCCTCTCACCTCTGACATCTGCAGCTCATTCCTAGTTAGTCAATAACACTTAAAGAATGTTACTCCACTTTTTACAgatgttatactactacatgagaaatttctgcaatttgattggcttagagcagtggtatttcagcttaattgaaatacctacatgtgaaaattacaaaccttttgcaggtggtactagtataaacaaatagtagcatgatttgtacgtgatatttggcataaataccactagtgatatttcaaaattgtctgaAATTTCACtggcctaacggctcgtgaaattatgtgtaacaatttcgaaatattgcTTGTGATacttatgccaaatatcactacaaatcatgctattacctatactaattattTGATGGATGATGAATGTTGCTGTTTTTTAACACACACTATTGcatgttttctttccttttttgtgtgtgatGTGATAAGTtactgtaataaataaataaataaataaataaatgaagaatAACAGGAATCAATTCAACTATGTCTGATTTAGGAAACCAGGGCTGTTACTAACCcattaagccccaagatccacaaacaaattctccagactgatctccatacatttcttttaagaatagttgagggAATTAGGTTTTAAATCCAAAcgttctccctttggtaatcaatttagtaattctcataacctttactcttgatgatctgctgatgtttttaggagaaaattgatgttggtcattcCTGGGTTGAGTTCCAGGtcagggctcaaagtttaaatttgagtttgggagcacttgtgcTACCAGATGTAAAATTTTAGGAGACTGCCGAAGTTTTAGGCACACAGCTGAAAATTTCAGGAGCACAGTTTATAATGTGAGCATGAGaatctatttcaaaagaaaaagtaaaaagcttaTTAACAGTGCCATgtttatttgtcatcttcagtttgttacttttacttcagTCCCGTGATTGATAAAACACAGCCGATTTGCTACGCAGTAATACTgttgtgatttttaatactaatttctctttttgacagtaCTAGTTAGTACAGCtgtgactaaagaaaacttacacttgaaaaaaaattcaaaactgataACAACGAGTGTGTCGAACGAGAATGAAAGttaatctttaatgaatttgttaaatgcGCAATGACTTACATGTACCTGGGATATGacttaaaaactttcttacctggaaaagaaaggctcttaatccgcactgttttgttttgttttgattgaccTTAAAACTGATCGTTCCACATGATCGTCCATTGCGCAAAAAGCATGTGTTTCATTCGTAGCATATATTTGCATGTGTCAGCGgtatttattacaaaacagaagagtctGGAATGGAGTAAAACATCGAAACGAAAAAGAACATTCGAGTTTGTGGAATCCATTGGGAGAAAAGACCAATTAAACATACACGGTCTTATCTGGTTCGAGTTCGTAAGTATAGTCGGAAGTCAGTTGCACTGTGCTTTGGGTTTTATGGCGCACAGGTGCGATTACAcatgaatttttaggcgcacaaccaaaaatccagtcGCATATGCGACCAGTTAGTCGTTAACTTTGAGCCGTGCAGGtggtactctggatttcaagtgaggGGAAtgattgaaggatttttttgggtttgaaatctTCGATtgtgggatttttgtgggtagaAAATTTTGGCAGGTAGTTTTCTCAGTGGCTTGACTTTAGCAGGGATTTTTCTGGAGCATTGAAAATAACCTGAAGATTCGTGGTAGTACCCGTGTATCCTGGCCAAGTAGTTCTGTGAATAAACTACAACCAGacttgttttgaaaaactttattttttgtgttaaatcatttaatgctttctcGAAATTTTCAAGGCTCAGAAATTTGGCTTGGGATTTTTTGgtggttaatttttggtccagggatttttgttattttggaaGCCTAGGGATTTTTTGGAGTTTCCATTTTCCCCCCCatttgatcatccctgtcacttaaAATCCGGATTACCCCCCTGGGCATTAAATTTTAAAGCAgctgtaaaaaaagaaagaaaacagaaaagaaaaaattcaccgGTAACATCTCTTAAAAATTGTACAGTGTCAGTCTTAGTTTCCGctttgatcacctgtaacatcaaTTGTGCTCATTTCATTTGGTTTATTCAGATTTAAAATGTCATTTGCTCACTACCCACAAATAGCAAAGGGTAGTCTAGGTGGGCAGTGTctatacaaaacaaaatacacaCTCCAaatggtattttaaaaaattgacaagTCAACAAAAGTAACCCGGCATATTTATTCGGCTATAAGCTGATCTGGGTTATAAGCCGAGACCCTAAACTTTAAACTTGTAGAATCAACATAACCAAGAACGAACGATAAATCCAAAACACCcggctataagccgagaccATTCGTTACAAGGCTTTCAACTGTTGTAAAACTtaacaatttccaaaaaaaatgggATCTTCTCTaggaaaacataaaattgttgtTTGGGTTTTTTGCTGCTATCAACCTTTCCTCATGTCTTCATCGCATTATGCTTGAAATGATCACATAAATTGcctttcaatcaaaacaaactACATCAGTTAGCGTCGCGTTCGTGCTTGCTTAGTAATCAGGCAAATGTTTCGAAGCACAAGTTTGACCAAACATGGCGGATTTTTTACACATTCCTTGACATCTTTCATTGCTTTCCACCTTCCCTGGTTGTAAAAGGCTTACGAATGTGAGATTTTAGTTGTGAGACCTGTTTTTGTCAGATATTTTGACTATTTGGGACTGAATTTCTGTGCTAATAGCTAACTTAACATTCAGATTCGTAGTTAAGCGATCGATTCCAGTGCTATTTGCTTGGCTCATAAGCGAATACATCCCCATTTAGTAGAGGTTCAAAGTAGTGAAAAAACTTTTTGTCAAAGACTCTTGGCTATAAGCTGAGACCCCCTCTTGGGCTCAAATTTCACTGAACTGTAGCtttaatttgtgtaaaaatTGCTTGGCTTATAGCGGAATATGATAGTTAAGCTTATATAAGTTGCACAAAAGGTAAAAAACTTCTTTAAGGTCTGTGTGTTGTCTTTACCcatatttcttcaaatttgaagTATTCCTGCGGAGCTCAGAACTGCATGACCAGCATAGTCCAGCACGGACACATATCACCTAGCTCAGCTGTAACAGGTTTGTTAGGGTTCACAGCTCATCGTATGACAGCTCTGGGAGGTGTCCATTCTATTATTAACAGAGTATGAACTGTATAATATTGTTTCCTTACAATTGCAGCTGATGTTTCAAAAGTGAAAGCACTCCAGTTCGTTAAAATTGGTACAACAGACAAGATTGTTTTAGCCGTGAGTGGCTATCCCAAACCTACAATTGAATGGAAGAAGGGAGGTAAAGATCTGCAACCAAGCAGTGATCCACACTACTCCTTACAGGCAGATGGCTCTCTGAGTGTCATTAATGTGAAACCAGAAGATCAAGGAAATTACACTTATGTCATCAAGCAACCTGGTTATACGAAGGAAGGTGTAATTGAAGTTTATGCTGTAGGTGAGTAACTTCAACTCAGGAGCATAGCGTTCATATACCTATATTCCCCCGTACATGCAgctaaaatctgaaaaaaaaatcctgataGCATTTCTTGTCATTAAATCAGGATGACtggtaaatattttgccttaTCATGATtgtcaagttgctgggtaaatacaacaagtaagCGAGGCATCAAaaagctagggatttcttttggttctagttttcttccttttttccaatgAAAGCAGCCAGGGCCACACTCATAGTACAAGTAGCTGGGGGAAACTCCAGCCCCCTGTATTTAATGCCAGCCCTGCATTATAATGGTGTCTTTGTGTTAGtatttcctttatccttttattaTTCCATAACCAAGAGATTGGGCTCTCTTGCAATTCTGCACATAAGCACAAGGATGATGATATCAGTGGCGTTGTAACAGTTTACTCATCTGAAGGGTACACATCTTGCTCTTTGCTCGTAACCTCCttgatggcgtcactgtttcaccattttttttagataaaCACTGTGCCTTACCAATAATACCAGAGATTTTATTtactcaaaaaggaaaaagacaggAAATGGCATTTTCAAGACcataaatttaaacattttttgtggCAGTATACCCCCAGATCCTCTAATCTGGAACATCTttgcagtgtgcaaagaaagtcgtgtccgatagcctggggccagtggattttgctatcaggctagtaatttttgttcttaacttgccccaTGGgcgagggtttttttttttttttgaaattcaaattaccAAAGGATTGTactcaatcctgctaatcaaaaagggttatgggactagttgaaatgacttttgggctagtacatgctaatTACAGCTTGCCCGATTGGCAGGCtgttaaaatgactttctttgcaccctgcctTTGCCATTCTAACATTTCACAGGGAAGAAAAGGGCCTATCATGGGTCAAGAAAATACCCTGTACCACCCCTTGCCCAAGGTCCTAACTGGTACAGCTCCTTCCTAAGTGTAGGGGAGGATTGGGTCCCTTGGCAATCTCAGTAAacagtacagtcgactcccgataacccGAACCCTCACTAACTCAAATCTTGTGCTAACTTGAACCacaatcgatttcccctggatttccatCATACAGTctctgtaattttaccctccgTGATTCGAACCCTTGATAACTTGAACTCCCGCTTACTcaaaccaattttcgtttcccctcaggtcattttctgtataattttacccttgatatcactcgaaccatgttttgagcccttaaaaagtcaggaaaaaagCCGTTTATGGGCgtccaaaacattgaaatttggatttcctattgacgtcttctaggagtatagtttactagtggagacTGATgatgattgtcacaggctaacatGAAGCaccttttcttctcaaaacagtaaaacgcatgctctgtttaggctatgttttgttatattttgttaCGTTCTgttttataatctagaagtatcttttaattttctcttgacatttctacaattaaatgtgattaaatgTTCACTGTGCGGTAAAAACcaggaaaaaactgttttttaccatactctcggctattttcttcgaactttCGATAAcgcgaaccttttttcgatttcccttgaaggttcgagttatcgggagtcgactgtagttctCTTTTATGGCTCTTTGGCTCTGAATATTATCAAACCGGTTTTCTTACATGTTTTTAGCAGATTTCCCAATGTGCCTCCTTAATTGACCAGTCAATGTAGTAAATGACTCCCAACTCACAAATATTTCTTGATTCACACTAACAAAGGGTTAGCTTCATCTCATCACTGAGGTAACTTTCAACTCAGTTTATAAAACCAATCTGTGTGGTTCTCAGCAATTCCTTCACTGAAGCAACACCACAGTTTCTTAAGAAATCAAggtacttttccatatattttactaatACTGGGGCAAAGAAAATTGTTCGTTATACCAAGGagttcgttatatagaggttcattacattgaggttccactgtagtctAGATGCCCTACCGCTAAGCTGCAAGAGTCTTGTGGGAGCAAAGGCCACTAAACTAAGCTCTTGTTCTTGCTACGACTAAAATGTACATATCTACTTATTCACACATTTTGTGCTTTTTTTTGTAGAATTCCCAAAGATCACACCCTTTTCTTCTCCTCGGAAGTACCTGACTGAAGGCTACTCTGTATCGTTTGTGTGCAAGGCAAAAGGCATTCCTGCACCAAAATATACCTGGTATTTCCAAGGCAACCAAATCAATACAGTAGGAAATAATTTAATCAAGGATGGCAACCTGACAATCACAAGAGTAACATCAAGTTCAAAAGGCAAATACGAGTGCAAAGCCTACAATGAGATTAAGAAACCTGGAAAGACAGCTGTTAAGATTGGAGAAGATAATACCACTGTGGAAATTGTTGATGTTTTTGGTAAGGACAATATTATTAGGATTATAGTTGTTgtgcaaatgaaatgaaactcaTTTCCTTGCAAAATGGCTGTTAAAGTCgtctggtgtgaaaacaagaGCAATAAAAGTAGGTAGgcttaaacattaaaaaatacaCAGAGTTTTGTGAAGAAAGAGAATCACTGACTCTTCCTAGTTGTTTCTGGATAAGTGAAATGCATCACAGTTTACAGTGTCCTGTATTTATGTTAGATGCTGTTAACGTCTGAGATTTTAAAGCTGTATCTTAACAGAAGATGTTAATGTTGTCAGACATTAAATGTTTGCCCAGGTTGTTAAAGAAAATAGGAGAAATAAGTTAAGTCTTCTGCTGTCGTTTTCAAGTGAAACGAaggaaataaaatgcaaaacaggcacatatatatttaaaagtgCAGTCATGTGTTTGGAAAAAATAGGAAGCTTCAGCAATGATAAAGGTCAGTGAAAGCAAATTTTACATTTGTACATTTTCCAGACTTTGTTGCGTTTTTCCAAAATAATTGCCAAATATTATGTCAAAGGCATAGTGTTAATTTTCCTGGGGTTGAATTCTTGGGAACCGCACCCATGTCAGAAAGAGAAAGTAAACGTCATGTCATGTGCttatgtcctccataaaatggtacACAGGGAACTTTCATGTTGTGGCCATGCAGAATaaaaatgtgtggttccagaaaatatccataccccccccacggAAGACCAttggaaattccgagggggaGGCGGGGTTCAAGGGCACTAGTTTCCGAGGGGTAGGGGGGTTTCGTGGGAAACTACTTTTCCAAAGGGTGACGAATCACGTACAAAACACTGAAAGCAACATACGATCGATCTGAAGTGCAAAACCATACTTACTTACGTTGTTTGGAAACAGAAGTCAGTACTCCTGGCCATTGAGATAAAGTTAACATTATAAGCcttaatgtttctgtttttctttgagttagcTAGCGTTCCCGAAGCTAGGAACGGAGTCAAAACGATTTAAAATGGCTGTCTCAACTGGAGTCTCGTACCCAGACTTCCAGCTTTGGCTCGTTTTCGTCCTCCCAACACTTCCGTTCACTTGAGTATTGCTTTTCGCTACAAACACAATTTTAGTAGGATACATGCCTTACTGGGGAAACTCATAGAAAATGCGAAGATATGCAAGTTCCCATCATCTCAACGCGTGCGTGCAacattttctttacattttagAGCCACGGACAGGAACcggaagtcaaattttctcttcaGAAGGCCCGGCTACCTAGCTACTGTAGTAAATCGTGACGATGTTCACGAAACCTAGTTAGTGTGTGTTAGTGAAGTTTTCGGTCCTTAGATAAGAATCAAcccaaagaaactgacaaaatgtTTAGACAAAGGAACCTTGTAAGTTTCTGAAACGTTCTCATCGGAGTTAGCACGAAAACGTACGTGGAACAGTCGACCTTTTAAATCAGTttaaattttcagaaattttgcaacCGAGATGTTTAAGCTTATAATCTTACATAAAAACAACACGGATATGATTTGCCAAATGATGGCGAAGAAGCTTAAAGTATAAGCTTAACAAAGCgttatatttttattgaagttaaCCTTAATGTTTTTAGTGTCGTAATAAAATTCTACCGCATTTACGTAACCAACTTAGTATTCACTTTCTCTTTTTATAGGTACAAAAACCACTTTGAATTTCCGAGGGTGGTCCCCGattaaaattctggaaattcctggggggagggggggtcatcAAAGACCCCCTGGAACAGAaaatcctggggggtggggggtgcaAATCAAAATGTCTTCCgtggggggggcgggggtatggatattttctggaaccacacaatacAAGAGTACCACActtgcaaaattgttgttttgctttttaagtCTATTGTTTTTTGATGTTCTTGTCAATGTTTGGCTTTCCTTGTCAGTGGCACCGAAGATCACTTCTGATGGTACTGATCAAATCctgaaaaaagggcaaaaatttACTTTGGAGTGCGAGGCCACAGGTAGTCCGACACTAACCGTAGTCTGGAAAAGAAATGGACAAATTGACCCTCGCCAAGAGGTAATTTCTTATGTCTTTTATGTGCTATGTATATTAACAGGCAGCTTATCCATTTTTTCTCAAGAGTCATTGTGGCCAAGAAGTTAAGGCCCTGAATTTGACAGGTTCAGGTCTcaaaaagttagaaccaccatGTACAGCAAAGTGAGTTGTGTATATTGTCAGTTGATGGCCTTGTTCTAGTGTTCTTCCTAAATTTTAGTTCAGCAGGTAAGGGCAGTAAGGCAAAATTATGTACCACAGAGGGGTACTTTTCCAGGGGCAGGGGGGTAGTGGAGTGCCGGACATGTCCCTGCCATTAAGAGGAAGTTTAGGAGCTACAAGTACTTCTTAACTTCTAGCAAACCTTCAGGCCATTGCAGGCAGTAAGAAGTTTTGCTTCAGGGagtaaattttaccggttacgGTCTGATAAGGAGAACTGTGGGATCTAATGGATGGGTAAAGTATTTGTTGATGTTACTGGCCGTGGTTTAGTTAAGCTATGGTGTTATTGGCTGTGGAGATTCTAAACACAAGCACAGCATTTACATTTTAGCctgaaaaaacagccaacattttgccacACCACCAGCATTTatagcagccaatcagagttaGGGACTAATGTGAAATCTACATGATTCAATAACCCGCATGTGTGTTATCACAAAAAATAGAATTTGTTTTGCTGTGTGCAGAAGCCAGAAACAGGGACGACCAACAAGTaaagttgaaaatgaaatgtGCATGTACTctgaaaggaaaatgaaattgcGGGGATTTTCACAAGACACTGTTTCACTGCTGACAGTAAAGAAACGACAACGATGTTGTTCAAATTGAAGCCATATTTTCACTTGATAGTTCAATAGCTTTGATAGATAAACAACTTAATGATATCGTGCAAAAAATAGCAGTGGTTAATTACTCTCATTTTCAATCAGCTATTGTTAATATTACATAACTCTTAAGCGACGCAAAATTTACTGACAGCGTTGCAAAATGTTGgatgttttctcaggctacatgAACTGctaaagaaattttatttattcctcAAGAGAGCAGGTCAATGGAAGAAACAGTCGCACTAACACAATTTCTTTATCTTATACTCTAGAAATCAGACGGAAAAAGTGTCATTGAATTCAAAAAAATTGCAGTGAATGATGGCGGAAAGTACACGTGCGAGGCAAGAAATAGAGCAGTTGACAGTAAAGGAAAAACTATTGTGGAAACCTTGGTCAGAAACATCAACATCAAATGTACGAGTTTTTAATagtagtgatgatgatgatgatgataatgatgatgatctAGATAATAGTTTTATTAATTAATGCTTCAAGTAAATAAAGATATGGTTCatacaacttcagacaaacaaaGGTCAAGGACTTCTCAAGGATctttcaaggacaa is a window from the Porites lutea chromosome 10, jaPorLute2.1, whole genome shotgun sequence genome containing:
- the LOC140951213 gene encoding neural cell adhesion molecule 2-like, which translates into the protein MGPPVLLVAAFVTFLCGHQARAGLSVSPPSLRPSLGETTSSTCMVSGRETFRGWFKDNKRISKLTSASVHVTSNGNDHTLNLVDVKVNFGGKYECRGNLNQPATLTVEIGADVSKVKALQFVKIGTTDKIVLAVSGYPKPTIEWKKGGKDLQPSSDPHYSLQADGSLSVINVKPEDQGNYTYVIKQPGYTKEGVIEVYAVEFPKITPFSSPRKYLTEGYSVSFVCKAKGIPAPKYTWYFQGNQINTVGNNLIKDGNLTITRVTSSSKGKYECKAYNEIKKPGKTAVKIGEDNTTVEIVDVFVAPKITSDGTDQILKKGQKFTLECEATGSPTLTVVWKRNGQIDPRQEKSDGKSVIEFKKIAVNDGGKYTCEARNRAVDSKGKTIVETLVRNINIKSPPYINKHASPSEVFSFIGNMDLTFVSCTFGGYPPPFVTMTFKGRLMSNDSVTANTSVRTDAKKKFGSYICHAKNDYGIKNQTVTLKQVGKPSVVRDLRGTSNCNSVTLNWKPPIVDGGMPINKYVLQYDEKTRNIDGRETSYTITNLERNKVHNFILRATNKGEWGDTTSKEVETKEFCAPGRPIIYEPSSRNLDKSSFTLKWKRPEDTGGDSDIVYKIRYRDETDPERPGPWNNEETSELEIDIEDLDKSKQYKFEVRATNKGGESEPAEKYYLRSSYEARSSQPHLVASLTVTLVMAILQLRML